Proteins co-encoded in one Streptomyces roseochromogenus subsp. oscitans DS 12.976 genomic window:
- the hisI gene encoding phosphoribosyl-AMP cyclohydrolase, producing MTSTTGTPRASSLDPEIAARLKRSADGLLPAIAQQYDTGEVLMLGWMDDEALHRTLTTGRCTYWSRSRQEYWVKGDTSGHFQWVKSVALDCDADTVLVKVDQVGAACHTGARTCFDEDVLLKDAGSAAQSADQ from the coding sequence ATGACCAGTACGACCGGGACTCCCCGGGCCAGCAGCCTCGACCCGGAGATCGCCGCCCGCCTCAAGCGCAGCGCCGACGGCCTCCTCCCCGCCATCGCCCAGCAGTACGACACCGGTGAGGTGCTCATGCTCGGCTGGATGGACGACGAGGCACTGCACCGCACGCTGACCACCGGCCGCTGCACCTACTGGTCCCGCAGCCGCCAGGAGTACTGGGTCAAGGGCGACACCTCCGGCCACTTCCAGTGGGTGAAGTCCGTCGCGCTCGACTGCGACGCCGACACCGTGCTCGTCAAGGTCGACCAGGTGGGCGCCGCCTGCCACACCGGGGCGCGCACGTGCTTCGACGAGGACGTGCTCCTCAAGGACGCCGGTTCCGCCGCCCAGAGCGCGGATCAGTAA
- the hisF gene encoding imidazole glycerol phosphate synthase subunit HisF, whose product MTLAVRVIPCLDVDNGRVVKGVNFQNLRDAGDPVEMAKVYDAEGADELTFLDITASSGNRETTYDVVRRTAEQVFIPLTVGGGVRTAEDVDKLLRAGADKVGVNTAAIARPDLIREIAERFGRQVLVLSVDARRTASGSFEVTTHGGRRGTGIDAVEWAHRAAELGAGEILLNSMDADGTKDGYDLEMIAAVRKHVTVPVIASGGAGKLSDFPPAIAAGADAVLAASVFHFGDLRIGEVKQTLRAAGHPVR is encoded by the coding sequence ATGACCCTGGCGGTCCGAGTCATCCCCTGCCTGGACGTGGACAACGGCCGGGTCGTCAAGGGCGTCAACTTCCAGAACCTGCGCGACGCGGGCGACCCGGTCGAGATGGCCAAGGTGTACGACGCCGAGGGCGCCGACGAGTTGACGTTCCTGGACATCACCGCGTCCTCGGGCAACCGGGAGACGACGTACGACGTGGTGCGCCGCACCGCGGAGCAGGTGTTCATCCCGCTGACGGTCGGCGGCGGCGTCCGTACGGCCGAGGACGTGGACAAGCTGCTGCGGGCGGGCGCCGACAAGGTGGGCGTGAACACGGCGGCGATCGCCCGCCCCGACCTGATCCGTGAGATCGCCGAACGCTTCGGCCGCCAGGTCCTGGTCCTGTCGGTCGACGCCCGCCGCACCGCGTCGGGATCCTTCGAGGTGACGACCCACGGCGGCCGCCGCGGCACCGGCATCGACGCGGTCGAGTGGGCGCACCGGGCCGCCGAGCTGGGCGCGGGCGAGATCCTGCTGAACTCCATGGACGCCGACGGCACCAAGGACGGCTACGACCTGGAGATGATCGCCGCCGTCCGCAAGCACGTCACCGTCCCGGTCATCGCCTCGGGCGGCGCCGGCAAACTCTCCGACTTCCCCCCGGCCATCGCGGCGGGCGCGGACGCGGTCCTGGCGGCGTCGGTGTTCCACTTCGGGGATCTGCGGATCGGCGAGGTGAAGCAGACGCTGCGGGCGGCGGGGCATCCCGTTCGCTAG
- a CDS encoding TIGR03085 family metal-binding protein, with protein MSTFAQRERLLLADLLETVGPDAETLCEGWRTRDLAAHVIVRERRPDAAGGTLIKQLAPRLEKVMAEYTAKPYEELIQLIRTGPPRFSPFQLKQVDEAANVVEFYVHTEDVRRAQPDCSPRELDPVFQDALWSRLERTARLVARGVPTGLVLRRPDGQTAVAHRGAPVVTVTGEPSELLMFAFGRQDAAKVDVDGEADAITKLHESRQLGI; from the coding sequence ATGTCGACCTTCGCCCAGCGTGAACGGCTGCTGCTCGCCGACCTCTTGGAAACCGTCGGTCCGGATGCCGAGACCCTCTGCGAGGGCTGGCGGACCCGGGACCTGGCCGCGCATGTGATCGTGCGCGAGCGCCGGCCGGACGCGGCCGGGGGCACGCTGATCAAGCAGCTCGCGCCGCGCCTGGAGAAGGTGATGGCCGAGTACACCGCGAAGCCGTACGAGGAGCTGATCCAGCTGATCCGTACCGGCCCGCCGCGCTTCTCGCCGTTCCAGCTCAAGCAGGTCGACGAGGCGGCCAACGTCGTCGAGTTCTACGTCCACACCGAGGACGTCCGCCGGGCCCAGCCGGACTGTAGCCCGCGCGAGCTGGACCCGGTCTTCCAGGACGCCCTGTGGTCGCGGCTGGAGCGCACGGCGCGGCTGGTGGCCCGGGGTGTGCCGACGGGTCTGGTGCTGCGCCGCCCGGACGGGCAGACGGCGGTGGCGCACCGGGGTGCCCCGGTGGTGACGGTGACCGGCGAGCCGTCGGAGCTGCTGATGTTCGCGTTCGGCCGGCAGGACGCGGCCAAGGTGGACGTGGACGGCGAGGCGGACGCGATCACCAAGCTGCACGAGTCCCGGCAGCTGGGCATCTGA
- the priA gene encoding bifunctional 1-(5-phosphoribosyl)-5-((5-phosphoribosylamino)methylideneamino)imidazole-4-carboxamide isomerase/phosphoribosylanthranilate isomerase PriA: protein MAKLELLPAVDVRDGQAVRLVHGESGTETSYGSPLEAALAWQRSGAEWLHLVDLDAAFGTGDNRELIAEVAKAMDIKVELSGGIRDDASLAAALATGCTRVNLGTAALETPEWVAKVIAEHGDKIAVGLDVRGTTLRGRGWTRDGGDLYETLERLNKEGCARYVVTDIAKDGTLQGPNLELLRNVCAATDRPVVASGGVSSLDDLRAIAELVPLGVEGSIVGKALYAKAFTLEEALEAVSS from the coding sequence ATGGCCAAGCTCGAACTCCTCCCCGCCGTCGACGTCCGCGACGGCCAGGCCGTCCGCCTCGTGCACGGCGAGTCCGGCACGGAGACCTCGTACGGCTCCCCGCTGGAGGCCGCGCTCGCCTGGCAGCGGTCCGGCGCCGAGTGGCTGCACCTGGTCGACCTGGACGCCGCGTTCGGCACCGGCGACAACCGTGAGCTGATCGCCGAGGTCGCGAAGGCGATGGACATCAAGGTGGAGCTGTCCGGCGGCATCCGCGACGACGCCTCGCTGGCGGCCGCCCTGGCCACCGGCTGCACCCGCGTCAACCTCGGAACCGCTGCACTGGAGACCCCGGAGTGGGTCGCCAAGGTCATCGCCGAGCACGGTGACAAGATCGCGGTCGGCCTGGACGTGCGCGGCACGACCCTGCGCGGCCGCGGCTGGACCCGCGACGGCGGCGACCTCTACGAGACGCTGGAGCGCCTCAACAAGGAGGGCTGCGCCCGCTACGTCGTCACCGACATCGCCAAGGACGGCACGCTCCAGGGCCCGAACCTGGAACTGCTGCGCAATGTGTGTGCGGCCACCGACCGCCCGGTCGTGGCCTCCGGCGGCGTGTCGTCCCTGGACGACCTCCGCGCCATCGCCGAGCTGGTACCCCTCGGTGTCGAGGGTTCCATCGTCGGGAAGGCCCTGTACGCGAAGGCGTTCACCCTGGAAGAGGCCTTGGAGGCTGTGTCGTCATGA
- a CDS encoding TIGR02234 family membrane protein produces MEYVTAVPHPRTEAAEPARSGRRSLAVALLCGALGVAVALLATRQRWAEGTATVAGGAFPLTVKGSDVTGVPAALAIVGLAALVAVFAVRRAGRLVVAALLALSGAGIAAAALVAASDNSALDDKAAQASGDTSATVAALSHTGWPYVAAVGGALILLAGLLALRYGALWPAMSGRYERGADRPRRKARPVDPERPEEMWKALDRGEDPTGA; encoded by the coding sequence GTGGAGTACGTGACTGCCGTACCTCACCCCCGTACCGAAGCCGCCGAGCCCGCCCGGTCCGGCCGGCGGAGCCTCGCCGTGGCCCTCCTGTGCGGTGCGCTCGGCGTGGCCGTGGCGCTGCTCGCGACCCGGCAGCGCTGGGCGGAGGGCACCGCGACGGTGGCCGGCGGCGCGTTCCCGCTCACCGTCAAGGGCAGCGACGTCACGGGTGTCCCCGCGGCCCTCGCCATAGTGGGCCTCGCCGCGCTCGTCGCCGTCTTCGCCGTCCGCAGGGCCGGCCGGCTCGTCGTCGCCGCGCTGCTCGCGCTCTCCGGCGCCGGCATCGCGGCCGCCGCCCTCGTGGCCGCCTCGGACAACTCCGCGCTGGACGACAAGGCCGCCCAGGCCAGCGGCGACACCTCCGCCACCGTCGCCGCGCTCAGCCACACCGGCTGGCCCTACGTCGCGGCCGTCGGCGGTGCGCTGATCCTGCTGGCCGGCCTGCTGGCGCTGCGCTACGGCGCCCTGTGGCCCGCCATGTCCGGCCGCTACGAGCGCGGCGCCGACCGTCCGCGCCGCAAGGCCAGGCCGGTCGACCCGGAGCGGCCCGAGGAGATGTGGAAGGCCCTGGACCGGGGCGAGGACCCGACCGGAGCCTGA
- a CDS encoding VOC family protein translates to MIKVAMTGVYVDDVTRAHAFYTEVLGFETRLHLDLGDDTLFVTVGAPDGGQPDLQLLLEPGEGPIAEPYRRALYEAGIPCIVFSVDDLAAEYERLTGRGVRFTHEPQEQGPVLAAVFDDTCGNLVQLVQPKE, encoded by the coding sequence ATGATCAAGGTGGCCATGACCGGGGTGTACGTGGACGACGTGACCCGGGCGCACGCCTTCTACACGGAGGTCCTGGGCTTCGAGACGCGCCTGCACCTGGACCTGGGCGACGACACGCTGTTCGTCACGGTCGGGGCGCCCGACGGGGGCCAGCCGGACCTCCAGCTGTTGCTGGAGCCGGGTGAGGGCCCCATCGCCGAGCCGTACCGACGGGCCCTGTACGAGGCGGGCATCCCGTGCATCGTCTTCTCCGTGGACGACCTCGCGGCGGAGTACGAGCGGCTGACCGGCCGGGGTGTCCGGTTCACGCACGAGCCGCAGGAGCAGGGGCCGGTGCTGGCGGCGGTGTTCGACGACACCTGCGGCAATCTGGTGCAGCTGGTTCAGCCGAAGGAGTGA
- the hisB gene encoding imidazoleglycerol-phosphate dehydratase HisB yields MPREGRVGRIERTTKETSVLVEIDLDGTGRTDIATGVGFYDHMLDQLGRHGLFDLTVKTDGDLHIDSHHTIEDTALALGAAFKQALGDKVGIYRFGNCTVPLDESLAQVTVDLSGRPYLVHTEPENMAPMIGEYDTTMTRHILESFVAQAQIALHVHVPYGRNAHHIVECQFKALARALRYASERDPRAAGILPSTKGAL; encoded by the coding sequence ATGCCTCGCGAAGGCCGCGTCGGAAGAATCGAGCGGACGACCAAGGAGACCTCGGTCCTGGTCGAGATCGATCTCGACGGCACCGGCAGGACCGACATCGCCACCGGCGTCGGCTTCTACGACCACATGCTCGACCAGCTCGGCCGGCACGGCCTGTTCGACCTGACCGTGAAGACCGACGGCGATCTGCACATCGACTCCCACCACACCATCGAGGACACCGCCCTCGCGCTCGGCGCCGCCTTCAAGCAGGCGCTCGGCGACAAGGTGGGGATCTATCGGTTCGGCAACTGCACGGTCCCGCTGGACGAGTCCCTCGCTCAGGTGACGGTGGACCTGTCCGGCCGCCCGTACCTCGTGCACACCGAGCCCGAGAACATGGCGCCGATGATCGGCGAGTACGACACCACGATGACCCGGCACATCCTGGAGTCCTTCGTCGCCCAGGCGCAGATCGCGCTGCACGTGCACGTGCCGTACGGGCGCAACGCGCACCACATCGTGGAGTGCCAGTTCAAGGCGCTGGCCCGGGCACTGCGCTACGCCTCCGAGCGTGACCCGCGCGCGGCCGGCATCCTCCCCTCCACGAAGGGCGCGCTGTAA
- a CDS encoding RidA family protein, whose product MTGAVRRVQSGSPWEESFGFARAVAAGDRVSVGGTTSFKGTVLYGEGDPYEQTKVAFGNALEALKEFGLGIESVIRTRMYLSHVRDVDEAGRAHKELFDSVRPCTTLLVVEGFVDPRILVEVELEAFRGA is encoded by the coding sequence ATGACTGGTGCCGTGCGGCGCGTGCAGAGCGGAAGCCCCTGGGAAGAGAGCTTCGGATTCGCGCGCGCCGTCGCGGCGGGGGACCGGGTGTCCGTGGGCGGCACCACGTCCTTCAAGGGCACGGTGCTGTACGGCGAGGGCGACCCGTACGAGCAGACCAAGGTCGCCTTCGGCAACGCCCTGGAGGCGCTGAAGGAGTTCGGGCTCGGCATCGAGTCCGTGATCCGCACCCGTATGTATCTGAGCCATGTGCGCGACGTCGACGAGGCGGGACGGGCCCACAAGGAGCTGTTCGACTCCGTGCGCCCGTGTACGACCCTGCTGGTGGTCGAGGGCTTCGTCGATCCGCGCATCCTGGTCGAAGTAGAGCTTGAAGCATTCAGAGGAGCCTGA
- a CDS encoding HGxxPAAW family protein, with product MAGSSHGHGHTPAAWTGVIISFIGFCVAGAFMVMAQPVGFWAGMVLILLGAVVGGIMRAMGLGQPKQAPLKMTAAPVVTREPATAES from the coding sequence ATGGCGGGCAGCAGCCACGGCCACGGTCACACCCCGGCCGCCTGGACCGGTGTCATCATTTCCTTCATCGGTTTCTGCGTCGCGGGCGCCTTCATGGTGATGGCCCAGCCCGTCGGCTTCTGGGCCGGCATGGTGCTCATCCTGCTCGGTGCGGTGGTCGGCGGCATCATGCGCGCCATGGGTCTCGGCCAGCCGAAGCAGGCCCCTCTCAAGATGACGGCCGCCCCGGTCGTCACCCGCGAGCCGGCCACCGCCGAGAGCTGA
- a CDS encoding anthranilate synthase component I, with product MDLETFRKLAADRRVIPVTRKLLADGDTPVALYRKLAAERPGTFLLESAENGRSWSRYSFVGVRSAGTLTERDGQAHWLGTPPVGVPVDGDPLKALRATLQALHTPHQEDLPPFTGGMVGYLGYDIVRRLEKIGPGERDDLQLPELTMLLTSDLAVMDHWEGSVLLIANAINHNDLDTGVDEAYADAVARLDAMEADLTRAVPQPPAVLPPSELPEYTALWGGPDFQVAVEDIKERIRAGEAFQVVPSQRFETPCTASALDVYRVLRATNPSPYMYLFRFDGFDVVGSSPEALVKVEDGRAMVHPIAGTRPRGTTPREDQALAEELLADPKERAEHLMLVDLGRNDLGRVCEPGSVEVVDFMSIERYSHVMHIVSTVTGQVAEGRTAFDVLTACFPAGTLSGAPKPRAMQIIDELEPSRRGLYGGCVGYLDFAGDSDTAIAIRTALLRDGTAYVQAGAGIVADSNPVAEDQECRNKAAAVLRAVHTANRLGK from the coding sequence ATGGACCTCGAGACCTTCCGTAAGCTCGCCGCCGACCGGCGCGTCATCCCGGTCACCCGCAAGCTCCTCGCCGACGGCGACACCCCGGTCGCGCTCTACCGCAAACTGGCCGCCGAGCGCCCCGGCACCTTCCTGCTGGAGTCCGCCGAGAACGGCCGCTCCTGGTCCCGCTACTCCTTCGTCGGCGTCCGCTCCGCCGGCACGCTGACGGAACGCGACGGGCAGGCCCACTGGCTCGGCACCCCGCCGGTCGGCGTCCCCGTGGACGGCGACCCCCTCAAGGCCCTGCGCGCCACCCTCCAGGCCCTGCACACCCCGCACCAGGAGGACCTGCCGCCCTTCACCGGCGGCATGGTCGGCTACCTCGGCTACGACATCGTCCGCCGCCTGGAGAAGATCGGCCCCGGCGAGCGCGACGACCTGCAGCTCCCCGAGCTGACCATGCTGCTGACCAGCGACCTCGCCGTCATGGACCACTGGGAGGGCTCGGTCCTGCTGATCGCCAACGCGATCAACCACAACGACCTCGACACCGGGGTGGACGAGGCCTACGCCGACGCCGTGGCCCGCCTCGACGCCATGGAGGCCGACCTCACGCGCGCGGTGCCCCAGCCCCCGGCCGTGCTGCCGCCCTCCGAGCTGCCCGAGTACACCGCGCTGTGGGGCGGCCCCGACTTCCAGGTGGCCGTCGAGGACATCAAGGAGCGCATCCGCGCCGGCGAGGCCTTCCAGGTCGTGCCCTCCCAGCGCTTCGAGACCCCGTGCACGGCGAGCGCCCTGGACGTCTACCGCGTCCTGCGGGCGACCAACCCCTCGCCGTACATGTATCTCTTCCGCTTCGACGGGTTCGACGTCGTCGGCTCGTCCCCCGAGGCCCTGGTGAAGGTCGAGGACGGACGCGCGATGGTCCACCCCATCGCCGGCACCCGGCCCCGCGGGACCACCCCGCGGGAGGACCAGGCCCTCGCCGAGGAGCTGCTCGCCGACCCCAAGGAGCGCGCCGAGCACCTGATGCTGGTCGACCTCGGGCGCAACGACCTCGGCCGGGTCTGCGAGCCCGGCTCGGTCGAGGTGGTCGACTTCATGTCCATCGAGCGGTACTCGCACGTGATGCACATCGTCTCGACCGTCACCGGCCAGGTGGCCGAGGGCCGTACGGCCTTCGACGTGCTCACCGCCTGCTTCCCGGCGGGCACTCTCTCCGGCGCCCCCAAACCCCGGGCGATGCAGATCATCGACGAACTGGAGCCGTCCCGACGCGGCCTGTACGGCGGCTGCGTCGGCTATCTGGACTTCGCCGGCGACTCCGACACCGCGATCGCCATCCGTACGGCCCTGCTGCGCGACGGCACGGCCTACGTCCAGGCCGGAGCCGGCATCGTCGCCGACTCGAACCCGGTCGCGGAGGACCAGGAGTGCCGCAACAAGGCGGCGGCGGTGCTCCGGGCGGTGCACACCGCCAACCGGCTGGGCAAGTAG
- a CDS encoding DUF2752 domain-containing protein, whose amino-acid sequence MWRRLAVPGGLFAAVAGAFAYVGAVDPNQPGHYPVCPLYRITGLYCPGCGGLRSAHAFVHGDLLTALHDNALAVAGYLGFAVLWTVWVVRAARGRPLRMELGPVHLWGIGVLLLLFTTVRNLPSGGWLHP is encoded by the coding sequence ATGTGGCGGCGGCTCGCGGTCCCGGGCGGGCTGTTCGCGGCCGTCGCCGGGGCCTTCGCGTATGTCGGTGCCGTCGATCCGAACCAGCCCGGTCACTACCCCGTCTGCCCGCTGTACCGGATCACCGGCCTGTACTGCCCCGGCTGCGGCGGACTGCGCAGCGCCCACGCCTTCGTCCACGGCGATCTGCTCACCGCACTGCACGACAACGCACTGGCCGTGGCCGGCTACCTGGGCTTTGCGGTGCTGTGGACCGTCTGGGTGGTCCGCGCGGCGCGCGGCCGGCCGCTGCGGATGGAGCTGGGCCCGGTGCATCTGTGGGGGATCGGGGTGCTGCTGTTGCTGTTCACGACTGTCCGGAACCTGCCGTCGGGAGGCTGGTTGCATCCTTGA
- the hisH gene encoding imidazole glycerol phosphate synthase subunit HisH — protein MELSGGSKKVVVFDYGFGNVRSAERALARVGADVEITRDFDKAMNADGLLVPGVGAFAACMRGLRAARGDWVIDRRLSGGRPVMGICVGMQILFARGIEHGVEAEGLDEWPGTVAPLQADVVPHMGWNTVDAPPDSELFAGLDADARFYFVHSYAVHDWQLETNNPVIAPPKVTWSTHGKPFVAAVENGALWATQFHPEKSGDAGAQLLTNWIGTL, from the coding sequence GTGGAATTGAGCGGTGGCAGCAAGAAGGTCGTCGTCTTCGACTACGGCTTCGGCAACGTCCGGTCCGCCGAGCGCGCCCTCGCGCGCGTGGGCGCCGATGTCGAGATCACGCGTGACTTCGACAAGGCCATGAACGCCGACGGACTGCTGGTGCCGGGCGTCGGCGCGTTCGCGGCCTGTATGCGGGGCCTGCGCGCCGCGCGCGGTGACTGGGTGATCGACCGCCGGCTGTCCGGAGGCCGGCCCGTGATGGGTATCTGCGTCGGCATGCAGATCCTGTTCGCGCGCGGCATCGAGCACGGTGTGGAGGCCGAGGGCCTGGACGAGTGGCCCGGCACGGTCGCGCCGCTGCAGGCCGACGTCGTGCCCCACATGGGCTGGAACACCGTCGACGCCCCGCCCGACTCGGAGCTGTTCGCCGGCCTCGACGCCGACGCCCGCTTCTACTTCGTGCACTCCTACGCCGTCCACGACTGGCAGCTGGAGACGAACAACCCGGTGATCGCGCCCCCCAAGGTGACCTGGTCGACGCACGGCAAGCCGTTCGTGGCCGCCGTCGAGAACGGCGCCCTGTGGGCCACGCAGTTCCACCCCGAGAAGTCCGGCGACGCCGGCGCCCAGCTCCTCACCAACTGGATCGGAACCCTGTAG